The Epinephelus lanceolatus isolate andai-2023 chromosome 1, ASM4190304v1, whole genome shotgun sequence genome has a window encoding:
- the LOC144464656 gene encoding uncharacterized protein LOC144464656 isoform X2: protein MKSLHDDMAATLLTVMLMIPYVCQGALLRKSTAMDFLQKIREKRESECFPGGCSTESGEEMEAEDVGYEESSSLLFDGGATQKEINYRSGGEAVVDEGSGM from the exons ATGAAGAGTCTGCATGACGACATGGCTGCAACACTGCTGACTGTGATGCTCATGATCCCCTACGTCTGCCAGGGAG CACTGCTGAGAAAATCAACAGCAATGGACTTCCTTCAAAAGATAAGAGAGAAGCGTGAGTCTGAGTGTTTTCCTGGAGGCTGCAGCACAGAGTCTGGAGAGGAGATGGAAGCAGAAGATGTAGGATAT GAGGAGAGTTCCAGTCTGCTGTTTGATGGAGGTGCCACTCAAAAAGAAATAAACTAT AGGTCTGGAGGGGAAGCTGTGGTGGATGAAGGATCTGGGATGTAA
- the LOC144464656 gene encoding uncharacterized protein LOC144464656 isoform X1, translated as MKSLHDDMAATLLTVMLMIPYVCQGALLRKSTAMDFLQKIREKRESECFPGGCSTESGEEMEAEDVGYEESSSLLFDGGATQKEINYQRSGGEAVVDEGSGM; from the exons ATGAAGAGTCTGCATGACGACATGGCTGCAACACTGCTGACTGTGATGCTCATGATCCCCTACGTCTGCCAGGGAG CACTGCTGAGAAAATCAACAGCAATGGACTTCCTTCAAAAGATAAGAGAGAAGCGTGAGTCTGAGTGTTTTCCTGGAGGCTGCAGCACAGAGTCTGGAGAGGAGATGGAAGCAGAAGATGTAGGATAT GAGGAGAGTTCCAGTCTGCTGTTTGATGGAGGTGCCACTCAAAAAGAAATAAACTAT CAGAGGTCTGGAGGGGAAGCTGTGGTGGATGAAGGATCTGGGATGTAA